From Caulobacter segnis, a single genomic window includes:
- a CDS encoding ammonium transporter, giving the protein MKLTFKPLAGLLLAATIAGAPLGATAFAQEAAPAPAAAAAAPAEAAPAPAATPAPAPAAAPAPAIVDKNDKGDNAWMLTSSLLVLLMILPGLALFYGGLVRAKNMLSVMMQVSTVALIGFVAWVLWGYSFAFTDGGGLDTFVGGFSRLFLKDVTPASNVATFSTGVVIPEFTFVSFQSTFAAITAALVVGSLVERMKFAAIVAFAVLWPLLSYYPMAHMVWWWPGPDAIATAPTAAVKSGLIWGFGALDFAGGTVVHINAGIAALVGALVLGKRQGFGKEPMPPHSLTLTLVGAGLLWVGWFGFNAGSNLESNGYASLAMINTFVATAAAGLSWIIVEWATRGKPSALGLASGIVAGLVAVTPAAGFAGPMGSVILGLVVSPICIFFCSVVKNAFKYDDSLDAFGIHGIGGIVGAIGTGLLVNPAWGGAGIVDYTSCAKDGDISTCDNAVYNLGTQVLAQLKGVCVTVVWSLVASLIVFFVIKLIIGLKASPEAEEEGLDISEHGERAYHS; this is encoded by the coding sequence ATGAAACTCACCTTTAAACCGCTGGCCGGGCTCTTGCTCGCCGCGACCATCGCGGGGGCTCCGCTGGGAGCGACCGCCTTCGCTCAGGAAGCCGCGCCCGCCCCGGCCGCCGCCGCTGCCGCGCCCGCCGAGGCCGCGCCGGCTCCGGCCGCCACGCCCGCGCCCGCGCCCGCCGCCGCTCCGGCGCCCGCCATCGTCGACAAGAACGACAAGGGCGACAACGCGTGGATGCTGACCTCCTCGCTGCTGGTCCTGCTGATGATCCTGCCGGGCCTGGCCCTGTTCTACGGCGGCCTGGTACGCGCCAAGAACATGCTGTCGGTCATGATGCAGGTCTCGACCGTCGCCCTGATCGGCTTTGTCGCCTGGGTGCTATGGGGCTACAGCTTCGCCTTCACCGACGGCGGCGGCCTCGACACCTTCGTCGGCGGCTTCAGCCGTCTGTTCCTGAAGGACGTGACCCCGGCCAGCAACGTCGCGACGTTCTCGACCGGCGTGGTGATCCCCGAGTTCACCTTCGTCTCGTTCCAGTCGACCTTCGCGGCCATCACCGCCGCCCTGGTGGTCGGTTCGCTGGTCGAGCGCATGAAGTTCGCCGCCATCGTCGCCTTCGCCGTCCTGTGGCCGCTGCTGTCGTACTATCCGATGGCCCACATGGTCTGGTGGTGGCCGGGTCCCGACGCGATCGCCACGGCGCCGACCGCGGCCGTCAAGTCGGGCCTGATCTGGGGCTTCGGCGCCCTGGACTTCGCCGGTGGCACCGTCGTCCACATCAATGCGGGTATCGCGGCCCTGGTCGGCGCCCTGGTCCTGGGCAAGCGCCAAGGCTTCGGCAAGGAGCCGATGCCCCCGCACTCGCTGACCCTGACCCTCGTCGGCGCCGGTCTGCTGTGGGTGGGCTGGTTCGGCTTCAACGCCGGCTCGAACCTGGAATCGAACGGCTACGCCTCGCTGGCCATGATCAACACCTTCGTCGCCACCGCCGCCGCCGGCCTGTCGTGGATCATCGTCGAATGGGCCACCCGCGGTAAGCCGTCGGCCCTGGGCCTGGCCTCGGGCATCGTCGCCGGCCTGGTCGCCGTCACCCCGGCCGCCGGTTTCGCCGGTCCGATGGGCTCGGTGATCCTGGGCCTGGTCGTCTCGCCGATCTGCATCTTCTTCTGCTCGGTCGTGAAGAACGCCTTCAAATACGACGACAGCCTGGACGCCTTCGGCATCCACGGCATCGGCGGCATCGTCGGCGCCATCGGCACCGGCCTGCTGGTCAACCCCGCCTGGGGCGGCGCCGGCATCGTCGACTACACGAGCTGCGCCAAGGACGGCGACATCTCGACCTGCGACAACGCCGTCTACAACCTGGGTACGCAAGTGCTGGCCCAGCTGAAGGGCGTCTGCGTCACGGTCGTCTGGTCGCTGGTCGCCTCGCTGATCGTGTTCTTCGTGATCAAGCTGATCATCGGCCTGAAGGCGTCGCCGGAAGCCGAGGAAGAAGGCCTGGACATCTCGGAACACGGCGAACGCGCCTACCACAGCTAA
- a CDS encoding DMT family protein: MPPLVMKIAPWALLVMSNVFMTFAWYGHLKGKPMALPVAILSSWLIALPEYMLAVPANRIGHNIYSTAELKVGQEMITLLVFTLFSYFYLGEAIKLSTIAGFALIVSGVAVVFYFR; this comes from the coding sequence ATGCCGCCCCTCGTCATGAAGATCGCGCCCTGGGCGCTGCTGGTGATGTCCAACGTCTTCATGACCTTCGCCTGGTACGGTCACTTGAAGGGCAAGCCGATGGCGCTGCCGGTGGCGATCCTGTCCAGCTGGTTGATCGCGCTTCCCGAGTACATGCTGGCCGTTCCGGCCAATCGCATCGGCCACAACATATATTCGACAGCCGAGTTGAAGGTCGGGCAGGAGATGATCACCTTGCTGGTCTTCACCCTGTTCTCGTATTTCTACCTCGGCGAGGCGATCAAGCTGTCGACCATCGCTGGGTTCGCGCTGATCGTCTCCGGCGTCGCGGTCGTCTTCTATTTTCGGTGA
- a CDS encoding tetratricopeptide repeat protein yields the protein MTRIQVLLACVSVSALAACSTAPSQITMRGPVNASSAMFDTRTSYGQFLAGQAALRDGKSKEAAGYFGTAAVLGDDPGLIQERSFTALLLAGEISRAAAAAPTDPDATEAVKRLGVLTRVVESIAIGKGKDAQALLKAEPPGFPHQQAAALLAPWAAAAAGDREGAIVQPTLRNDKLVQFFGQQGQARLFERAKRYDEAETDYKALTASAATASIFTLDYGGFLERRKRHADAVALYDTALRAAPADQGLLKARARAAAKGAPPPLPTVRQGAAEGLVACAATFAGERQTQFALAYLRLALRLDPARDEAWVLVGDLLNQNQDPQGAIEAYAHVAPGSPHYASAQSKTAWAWNDIGDKAKALEVARATAIAVPNDRDAAVALADLLRAGGQWNESVAVLDPIIARESASPDWRLLYLRAVALEQAKRWPEAERDLQAALKINPDEPELLNFLGYSWIDRNEHLADAMGMVQKAVAARPQSGAMLDSLGWAYYRLGDYKTAVEKLEAAVEMEPGDPDVNGHLGDAYWKVGRATEARFQWQRVLSLEPDDKQKAEAEAKLKDGLGVMGAATKSTVAHN from the coding sequence ATGACGCGTATCCAAGTCCTCCTCGCCTGTGTTTCGGTTTCCGCCCTGGCCGCCTGTTCGACCGCGCCCAGCCAGATCACGATGCGCGGGCCGGTCAACGCCAGTTCGGCGATGTTCGACACCCGCACATCCTACGGCCAGTTCCTGGCCGGCCAGGCGGCTCTGCGCGACGGCAAGTCTAAGGAGGCCGCCGGCTATTTCGGCACGGCCGCCGTGCTGGGCGACGATCCGGGCCTGATCCAGGAGCGCTCGTTCACCGCTTTGCTGTTGGCCGGCGAGATCAGCCGCGCCGCCGCCGCCGCGCCGACCGATCCGGATGCGACCGAAGCGGTCAAGCGCCTGGGCGTGCTGACCCGCGTCGTCGAGTCCATCGCGATCGGCAAGGGCAAGGACGCCCAGGCCCTGCTGAAGGCCGAGCCGCCCGGCTTCCCGCACCAGCAGGCCGCCGCGCTGCTGGCGCCCTGGGCCGCTGCCGCCGCCGGGGACCGCGAGGGCGCGATCGTCCAGCCAACCCTGCGCAACGACAAGCTGGTCCAGTTCTTCGGCCAGCAGGGCCAGGCGCGCCTGTTCGAGCGGGCCAAGCGCTATGACGAGGCCGAGACCGACTACAAGGCCCTGACCGCCAGCGCCGCGACGGCCAGCATCTTCACCCTGGACTACGGCGGCTTCCTGGAGCGTCGCAAGCGCCACGCTGACGCCGTGGCGCTGTACGACACGGCCTTGCGGGCCGCGCCTGCCGACCAGGGCCTGCTGAAGGCCCGAGCCCGGGCCGCCGCCAAGGGCGCGCCGCCGCCGCTGCCGACCGTCCGCCAGGGGGCGGCCGAGGGCCTGGTGGCCTGCGCCGCGACCTTCGCCGGCGAGCGCCAGACCCAGTTCGCCCTGGCCTATCTGCGCCTGGCCCTGCGCCTGGATCCGGCCCGCGACGAGGCCTGGGTGCTGGTCGGTGACTTGCTGAACCAGAACCAGGACCCGCAGGGCGCCATCGAGGCCTATGCGCATGTCGCGCCGGGCTCGCCGCACTACGCTTCGGCCCAGAGCAAGACGGCCTGGGCGTGGAACGACATCGGCGACAAGGCCAAGGCGCTGGAGGTGGCGCGCGCCACCGCGATCGCCGTTCCGAACGATCGCGACGCCGCCGTGGCCCTGGCCGACCTGCTGCGCGCGGGCGGGCAGTGGAACGAGTCCGTGGCCGTGCTGGACCCGATCATCGCGCGCGAGAGCGCCTCGCCCGACTGGCGGCTGCTGTATCTGCGCGCCGTGGCGCTGGAACAGGCCAAGCGCTGGCCCGAGGCCGAGCGTGACCTGCAGGCGGCGCTGAAGATCAATCCGGACGAGCCCGAGCTGCTGAACTTCCTGGGCTACAGCTGGATCGACCGCAACGAGCACCTGGCCGATGCGATGGGCATGGTCCAGAAGGCCGTCGCCGCCCGCCCGCAGTCGGGCGCCATGCTCGACTCGCTGGGCTGGGCCTATTACCGCCTGGGCGACTACAAGACCGCCGTCGAGAAGCTGGAGGCGGCCGTCGAGATGGAGCCGGGCGATCCGGACGTGAACGGCCATCTGGGCGACGCCTACTGGAAGGTGGGTCGCGCCACCGAGGCCCGCTTCCAGTGGCAGCGGGTGCTGAGCCTGGAGCCCGACGACAAGCAGAAGGCCGAGGCCGAGGCCAAGCTGAAGGATGGCCTGGGCGTGATGGGGGCGGCGACCAAGTCGACGGTGGCGCACAACTGA
- a CDS encoding 4-(cytidine 5'-diphospho)-2-C-methyl-D-erythritol kinase — MRLPLATLAAFAPAKVNLFLHVGGPDAEGYHPIASLMVFADVGDQIAIQPNDAPAFETCGPFGAAIPVDGDNLVVRAARAFHVKLAGPVPPYRLILDKRLPIAAGLGGGSSDAGAALKLLRDALAPELSDDDLEPLAASLGADGAACLRATALMAEGRGEILSSAPKLPDLNAVLVNPGAPSPTGAVYRAYDAAVHPDGAERPFLPADLESAEELAAWLAVATRNDLEAPAVALEPRIGEVLDVLREEPESLLVRMSGSGATCFALCAGDIEAETLAERLQAIRPDWWVRRCRLS; from the coding sequence ATGCGGCTGCCCCTCGCCACCCTGGCCGCTTTCGCACCCGCCAAGGTCAATCTGTTCCTGCACGTGGGCGGGCCGGACGCCGAGGGCTATCACCCGATCGCCAGCCTGATGGTGTTCGCCGACGTCGGCGACCAGATCGCGATCCAGCCTAACGACGCGCCGGCCTTCGAGACGTGCGGGCCGTTCGGGGCCGCAATCCCGGTCGACGGCGACAATCTGGTGGTTCGCGCGGCCAGGGCCTTTCACGTCAAGTTGGCCGGGCCGGTCCCACCATACCGCCTGATCCTGGACAAGCGCCTGCCGATCGCGGCGGGCCTGGGCGGCGGCTCCAGCGACGCCGGCGCGGCCCTCAAGCTGCTGCGCGACGCCCTGGCCCCCGAGCTCTCCGACGACGACCTGGAGCCGCTGGCCGCCAGTTTGGGCGCGGACGGCGCGGCCTGCCTGCGGGCCACGGCCCTGATGGCCGAGGGGCGAGGGGAGATCCTGTCGTCAGCGCCGAAGCTGCCCGACCTGAACGCCGTGCTGGTCAATCCCGGCGCGCCGTCGCCCACGGGCGCGGTCTATCGCGCCTATGACGCGGCCGTGCATCCGGACGGGGCCGAGCGGCCGTTCCTGCCCGCCGATCTGGAGAGCGCCGAGGAGCTCGCCGCCTGGTTGGCCGTCGCCACGCGCAACGATCTTGAAGCCCCCGCCGTCGCCCTGGAGCCCCGCATCGGCGAGGTGCTGGACGTTCTGCGCGAGGAGCCCGAAAGTCTGCTGGTCCGCATGTCGGGCTCGGGGGCGACCTGCTTCGCCCTCTGCGCCGGCGACATCGAGGCCGAGACCCTGGCCGAGCGCCTGCAGGCGATACGGCCGGACTGGTGGGTGCGGCGCTGCCGCCTGAGCTGA
- a CDS encoding NUDIX domain-containing protein, whose amino-acid sequence MDPAAPLRKQRAARVVLLDENDRALLIRFEITRRNGGFTFWATPGGGLEADEDPLTAARRELLEELGLDLVLTGPIHEARAVFEHEGAPLENTDIFFLARCEASAPRLIGLDEAERQVMCAIRWWTADEIAASNEAIFPPDLAELIRRVGRI is encoded by the coding sequence ATGGATCCCGCCGCCCCCTTGCGAAAGCAACGCGCCGCGCGGGTCGTGCTGCTCGACGAGAACGACCGAGCGCTATTGATCCGTTTCGAGATCACAAGACGGAACGGCGGCTTCACATTCTGGGCGACGCCCGGCGGCGGGCTGGAGGCAGATGAGGATCCACTCACGGCGGCGCGGCGCGAACTATTGGAAGAGCTCGGGCTCGACCTCGTGCTGACCGGTCCAATCCACGAGGCCCGCGCGGTCTTCGAGCACGAGGGCGCGCCGCTGGAGAACACCGACATCTTTTTCCTGGCCCGTTGCGAGGCGTCCGCGCCGCGGCTCATCGGGCTGGACGAGGCCGAGCGCCAGGTGATGTGCGCCATCCGCTGGTGGACCGCCGACGAGATCGCCGCGAGCAATGAGGCGATCTTCCCGCCCGATCTGGCCGAACTGATCCGTCGCGTCGGCCGGATCTAG
- a CDS encoding P-II family nitrogen regulator, translating into MKLIIAVVKPFKLDEVREALVAAGVEGLTVSEVKGYGRQKGQTEIYRGAEYQVNFVPKVKLEAVVDDASAAKAVEAVKAAAATGKIGDGKIFVLNVEEAVRIRTGETGSAAL; encoded by the coding sequence ATGAAACTGATCATAGCGGTCGTCAAACCCTTCAAGCTGGACGAGGTGCGCGAAGCGCTCGTCGCCGCCGGCGTCGAAGGTCTGACGGTGTCGGAAGTGAAGGGCTACGGACGCCAGAAGGGCCAGACCGAGATCTACCGGGGCGCCGAGTACCAGGTGAATTTCGTGCCCAAAGTGAAGCTCGAAGCGGTCGTGGACGATGCGTCCGCCGCCAAGGCCGTCGAGGCGGTCAAGGCCGCCGCGGCCACCGGCAAGATCGGTGACGGCAAGATCTTCGTCCTCAATGTCGAGGAAGCCGTCCGCATCCGCACCGGCGAAACCGGTTCGGCCGCTCTGTAA
- a CDS encoding peptidylprolyl isomerase, which produces MKRRDVLAALGGLAAAPGVASAQVLNLPPTPIVPGPGDVLVSLDTSLGAIIIALKARQAPLTTANFLQYVDQKLYDGASFWRAAKAPSSVDYGLIEGGLQGDPTKVLKPVAHEPTTQTGLRHVDGTVSLARKAPGTGDSDFFVCVGEAPYLDANPAANPADGGDNLGFAAFGQVIKGMEIVRKILNLPTPGEATNPVMKGQMLLPVVPITTARRI; this is translated from the coding sequence ATGAAGCGCCGTGACGTTCTCGCCGCCCTTGGTGGGCTGGCCGCCGCGCCGGGCGTCGCCTCAGCCCAGGTGCTGAACCTGCCGCCGACGCCGATCGTGCCCGGACCGGGCGACGTCCTGGTCAGCCTGGACACCAGCCTGGGCGCGATCATCATCGCCCTGAAGGCCAGGCAGGCCCCGCTGACCACGGCCAACTTCCTGCAGTATGTCGATCAGAAGCTCTACGACGGCGCCAGCTTCTGGCGCGCGGCCAAGGCCCCCAGTTCGGTCGACTACGGCCTGATCGAGGGCGGCTTGCAAGGTGATCCCACGAAGGTGCTCAAGCCCGTGGCCCACGAGCCGACGACCCAGACGGGCCTGCGCCATGTCGACGGCACGGTGTCGCTGGCCCGCAAGGCGCCGGGCACGGGCGACAGCGACTTCTTCGTCTGCGTGGGCGAGGCGCCGTACCTGGACGCCAATCCGGCCGCCAATCCCGCCGATGGGGGCGACAACCTGGGCTTCGCCGCCTTCGGTCAGGTGATCAAGGGCATGGAGATCGTCCGCAAGATCCTGAACCTGCCCACGCCCGGCGAGGCGACCAATCCGGTGATGAAGGGACAGATGCTGCTGCCCGTCGTGCCGATCACGACGGCGCGGCGGATCTAG